Below is a genomic region from Rhodococcus sp. WMMA185.
CCGGCGATTCCCGTGCCGGGCTCGCCGAGTGCTTTGGTGATGCGGTATTTGACCGTGTTGCGGTGCAGATTCATTTGCTGGGCGGTGTGCAGGTGACTCTCGCCGTTTGCGAAGTAGGTGCTCAGCGTCGTCCGCAAAGTGGCGGCCTGATCGGTGTTCTCGGCGAGCGGGCCGAGGACCTCCCATACCCATGCCCGTGTGGATTCGAGGTTCTCGGACAGTAGCGACACGACGGCGACTCCGCGGTCGCCGAAGCTGACGATCGGCCGGGCGGGTGTGTTGGGAACGTTGGCGACCGAGTAAGCGGCGCGAGCTTGTTCGTGCGAGCGCCGGAACCCGGCGATTCCGTGCGCGGGGAGTCCGATCGCCGCACGGACATTCGTGTCGGTGGGCAGGGTAGCGCTGTCGATCGCAGGTCGTCTGGATCCGAACGGCATCCATGCCCAGATGGTGTTGCGGTCGATGGCGGTGACGATAGGGGCCGAATCCGTAGTGAGGTGCGCCGCGACGTCCCGCACATATCGGTAGAGGGAATTCAGGGACGCACTGTCGTCGCGGGTGGTAGACCAGGCGATTATGGCGACATGGTTCTGCTCGAGCCGATATTGCGTCTCAGCCTCGAATTGTCCGGGATCGCTACCGGTGTCCTCGAGGAGTCCGTGGATGGTTGAGGAATGGACGTTACCCTGGGCGCCGATCCAGCGTTGGCGTTCTTGCTCGTGCGCCTCGAAAACGTACAGCGTGATCCAATCGATGTAGCTGAACACAACATCCGAAAGATGTTTGAGGACAGCGAGTGTGAGCGGAGCAGACAGTTCGAGCGCATGTACCTCGTCGTAACAGATCTTCATGAGGTCGTCCTGGCCCATATGGTAAGCCCGTGCGACGGCATGTGACGACACATCGCGTTGAGCCAGTCGGAGCACGTATTCGACTGCCGCAGTGGGGGGCTGCAGGTGTTCGACCGGAATATCGTTGGCAAGAACGTGAATTATGGTCGATATGTTGCTGTGTACGCTCGCTTCCATCAGTTCGAAGAGTTCCGGATTCTCGTTGAGCTCGTCGATCTCGCGCGCAAGCAGGGCACTCATCGCGTGGGTGATCTCAGCCTGCTGGGAATCGAGCCTGCGTGCGACGCCGGCGACGATGTCGAGGACTTCCGTTTCCGCCGGCGCGGGTGCACGCGCGAGGCGTGGACGCGGTCCCGGAGTGCTCTGCTCGTCTGGGCTGTTCACAGAACGTCACCTGCTTCCCGGCGCAGATACCGCAGTGCCGATTGTGCCGCGTTGTACCCGCACATCCCGTGAGCCCCGGCGCCGGGCGGCGTTGATGCAGAGCACAGGTAGGTTCCAGGAACTCCGGTGCTGTAAGGGTCGAGGGCGAGCCGCGGCCGCAGCACCATTCGGGTCGCGGTGTTTGCGCCGCCGATGATGTCGCCGCCGATATAGTTCGCATTGCGGGCGACCAATTGTGTTGGCCCGCTCGCGACGGTGGCGACGATGCGGTCGCGGAATCCCGGCGCGAACCGCTCGATCTGCGCGACCACCGCATCGGTCACATCTCCCGAATATCCGTGCGGAACATGGGCATACGCGTACAGGGGGTGTAGGTCTCCATTCGACCGGGTGGGGTCGGCTACGTACTGCTGTCCGACGAGGACGAACGGCCGTGTCGGCATCCGGCCCGTCGCGATATCCCGTTCGGCGGTGGAGATCTCGGCGAAAGTGCCGCCGAGGTGCACAGTTCCGGCCCGACCGCAGTCGGGGTTGGTCCACGGCACCACACCCTCGATAGCGAAGTCGACCTTGAAGGCAGCCGGTCCGTGCCGGAACCGGCGGTACGCCTTTGCTACTCGCGACGGGACCTCGTCCCCGAGAATGTCGAGTGCGGCTGACGGGGAGAGGTCGAGCAGGACGACGTCGGCGGGCGTGATGTCTCTGCGGCTGCGCACGTGGACTCCGGTGGAGATCTTGCCGCCATAGTCGGTGAGCATGTTCGCGAGGGCAGTGGTGATCGACTGTGACCCACCCTCGGCCACCGGCCACCCATAGCGATGACCCGCGGCAACAATCATCAGACCGGCAGCCGACGTCGCGGGCCAGTCGAGTCGATAGTAGGCGTGCGCGGCGACGCCGCCGAACAGTGCGCGCGCCTTCTCGGTGCGCCACCAGCGGGCCGTCGCGGTTGCCGGCAGCAATGCGCGAGGCCCGAAGCTCGCGAGTCTGAGCGGGTGCCGGGGTACGTTCGCGATCGGGCGCATCAGGTCGGCGGCAAGGTCGTCGAATCCGTCGGTGAGCCCGCCGAACATCCGCTGCCAGCGGCTCCGGTCCGCGCCGAGGCCGGAGGCCGTCTCCTGGACGGACTGGTACAGCAGTCCCGCCTCCCCCGTGTCGAGGGGATGCGCGCAGTCGATGTCGGGCCACTTCCAGGTGAGCCCGTACTTGGCGAGATCGAGGGTCTGCAGGTACGGCGACCCGGCACCCATCGGGTGGAAGGCCGAGCATTCGTCGTGCAGCAGACCTGGGACGGTGAGCTCCGAGCTGCGGGTTCCGCCGCCGAGGGTGTCGGCGGCCTCGAGTACCTGTACATCGACGCCGTGCCGGGCGAGGTGGACGGCGGCAGCCAGCCCGTTCGGACCTCCGCCGACGATGGTTGCGGTGGTCATGGCTGTGCCACCAAGTAGGTTTCTGCCATATCCGTCTCCCGCATCATCGTCTCCCGCATCATCGCCTCGCGCATCATCGCCTCCCGAATCTTCGCCTCCACCCCGTCACTGTCCAGTGTCCACAGGACGTCGAACGGGATGGGTCCGTTGGGCAGCCACGGCTGCTCGGCGACGGCGTCCGCGACCCGATAGGTGCCTCGTTCGATCACGCCGAGGGCGGCGTCGATCATCTTGTACTCCTGAACGCCCTTGTGAAGCGGCTGCGATTCGATCTGAGCGATGATGAACTCGCCGGGTGCGAAGTTGCAGCGTCTCTGGATAGCGGTGATCAGGTGCTCGTTGTGGAAGTGGCCGTCACCGAAGTTGAACGCCACTAGTGAATTGCAGCTGAACTCCGCCTCCCGCACCGAGTAGATGTCGATGTCCTCGCCGAGGTGGCGCATCATCAGCGAGAACAGGGCACGTCCCTGACTGTGCATCGACCGGAAGCTGAGCAACTGGTGCATCACCACGTCCGCCTCCTCCGGTGTGTGGGTGGCCAGTAGTTGGGTGCGGGTGAGCGGGGCGGGACGGGGGATGAAAAGGTCGAGCTTCTCCTCGGCGCCCGGCGCGAAAGCCCAGGTGGCTGAGGCCCAGTTGCCCGAGTACAGGCGCATGGACGGCAGGAACGACACCAGGTCTGGACGCAGGTTACCCAGAATCGGGAAGAAGACGAGTGCGGCGACGATGCCCGCGGGCAGCCACATCGACGACATGTCCGTGACGCCGTAGCCGTCCCATGCCGGGAATCCGGCGAACAGGAATATCGTTGCGAACGCAAATAGCAGATTCCACTGGAGAGGTACGGCCAGCGGGAACGTGGACACAATGAACAGGTGAAACGCGACCATCAGCACCACGGCCGCCAGGGTGAGCGTGTGGTTGGTGGAGAACAGCAGCACCAGGGGGGTAACCACCGTGACAAGCGTTCCGAGCATGTGGGCGACGCCGCCGGCAACGATCGACGGGCGTAGATCGTTGGGGTAGTTGCGGTAGAGCGCGCGCTTGATCGCCTTGGACGGCATCCATGGGGTGTTGCTGATCATCGGCGGAACCACCATGGAGAAATGGTGACCGATCTTCGAGACGCCTGCCCCGACCCACACCACCACGATCAGCAGCTTGAGCGCGACGATCATGTCGACGAACGACAACGCCGCGAAGAACAAGATTGCAGGCAGATACTGCTCGCTGCGCGCGGCGAGGAAGATCACCTTGTCGCGTAGTCCGATGATGATCAGCAACGCAATGATCGGAAACAACAGCGAGGGGACGACGAGGCCCGCATTGTTTGCGCTCGCAGCGGCGACGGGCCAAGTGTGCACGCCGGGCAGAGTGAGCGCGAGGACGAGGTTCACCAGAAGTGCCGCATATAGGACGACGTCGAACACGGTCCGGGTGTCACCGGAGGTCAGCGGCACCTTCCCCGGCCACGGTGGCAGCCGAATCGTGCCTGGGCGAAGCCAGTACAAGACGCCGCCGGTCATCGGCTTGAAGTGACCGGCCAGCGGACCCCACGATCCGGCGATTCCGATCGATTCGAGCAGTACCGTCCACAGAATCAGCTTCTGATAGACGATCGGCTCGTTCCACCACGTCCCGATGTCGAAAACGTTCTGGCTAGACGTGAAGGTTGCGATCGTCAATCCGGCGCCGATGTAGAGGACGAGCAGTTTCAGAATGTAGATGGTGTGCACCATCTTCGGTGTTCCGAACCCGTAGTCGACCCAGTGCGTCGACGTCGCACGAACGCGGTCGAGGAATGGGCGCTCGAGGAAGGTGGCCGCGTCGACCTCGGGAGGATTTCCTGTTATGAATCCCATCGCAGGGCTCCTAGAGGTAAAGGGTGAATCGCCTCGGGTCCGGGCCGAGGTGTGAAGTGGTGGGGGCGTCAGCTCACCGGTTGCTGGCGGCGGCTGCTGCGCAGGCCCGGCTTGTCAATCTTGCCGACCGGGTTGCGTAAGAGCGCGTCGACGACAGGGGCAGCCAGCGGCAGTGTGACTGTCGTGAGTCGGTCGACCAGGTGTGCGGCGAGGTCGCTTCCGGCGACGGCTCCGAGGCCATCTGAATGATCAGGATCTCTGCTCGGTTGGGCAGCATGATCGCGATGACGTCACCGGGACCGATCTCTCTCTCGGACAGTTGATCGGCGAAGGTGTCGACCCATTCGGCGAACTGCTCGGGGCTCAGTTCGAGGCGGTCGTCGTGCTGGCACGGCAACTCTCCGTGCTCCAAAGTAAGAATCCAAGCGAAATAGCTAATGTGCGACACGATTTCGTCCGCCCTCTCGTCCGTTCTGTGACATCAGACACTATCGGCGGGATTTGTGATAGGAAACGGTCTCGGGGGCTAGAGTTCACGCGGGGTGTTGTCGGTTGAGCACAAACAGGGACGGGACATGCCCCGGAACGTGGCAGAACTGAGCAACCGCTTAGAACGCGGTGTGCAGCACTGTCTTGTGCCGACCAGTCGCCGGGCGGGTGTAGGTCCCGGTGAGCGTTCTTCAGCGTTCTACAGGCGCCTACGGCGAGCCCATGGCTCTAGCGCAAGACCGTCGGGCCCAGGAACTCACAAACCTGTAGGGCAAGAGCAAGGTCGAGTTTGCCGTGTCCGGCGATTCCCGTGCCGGGCTCGCCGAGTGCTTTGGTGATGCGGTATTTGACCGTGTTGCGGTGCAGATTCATTTGCTGGGCGGTGCGCAGGTGACTTTCGCCGTTTGCGAAGTAGTTGCTCAGCGTGGTTCGCAAAGTGGCGGCCTGATCGGTGTTCACGGCGAGCGGGCCGAGTACTTCCCATACCCACGCCCGTGTGGATTCGAGGTTCTCGGCCAGTAGCGACACGACGGCGACTCCGCGGTCGCCGAAGCTGACGATCGGCCGGGCGGGTGTGTTGGGAACGTTGGCGACCGAGTAGGCGGCGCGAGCTTGTTCGTGCGAGCGCCGGAACCCGGCGATTCCGGTCGACGGTAGCCCGATCGCGATCCGAATCCCCGGGCTCGCGGGCAGTCCGGTGGTGTCGATGACGGGTTGCCGTCGGCCGAATGGTAACCAGGCCCAAAGGGTTTGACGGTCGATGGCGGTGACTATGGGGGCGGAATCCGTTGTGAGGTGGCGCGCAATGCCGCTCACGTGGTGGTCTAGCGCGTTGAGAGTCGCCTCGTCGTCTGCTCCGCTCGACCACAGAATCATCGCGACGTGGGTCTGGTCGAGTCGGTAGTTCGTCTCGGTCTCGAAAGTGGACCCGTCGCTGCCTGTCCCACCCAGGAGGGTGTGAATGATCGACGAATGGACGTTGCCGCGGGCGCCGAGCCACCGTCGTCGTTCCTGCTCGTATGCGCCGAACACGTAGAGCGTGATCCAGTCGATATAGCTGTACATCACCTCTGACATGTGTTTGAGCACAGCCAGTGTCAGTGGTCCTGGCAGGCCCAAGGAGCCGACCTCGTCGAAGCAGATATTCCTCAGGGCATCCTGTCCCATGTAGTACGCCCGCACGAGCGAGTTCGACGACACGTCTCGTTGGGCCAACCGCAGTGCGTATTCCACGGCCGCTGTGGTCGGGTGCAGGTGGTCGACGGGAATATCGTTGGCCAGGACGTGGATGATGGTAGAGATGTTGCCCTGCACGCTGGCCTGGAGTAGTTCGACCAGTTGAGGGTCTTCGTCGAGTTGATCGATCTCGTGCGAGAGCAGCGCAGTCATCGCGCGGGTGATCTCCACCTGACGAGCGTCGAGTCTTCGAGCGATGTCGGCGACGATATCCAGAACCTCGGACTCGGCATCCGTGGTCACCTTGGGCACCGCACGCTTCGCGCGGACCTGGCTGTCGCCGACACCGCTCACCGCGCACCCCCTCGGCCCCGTCGCAGGTAGCGCAGTGCGGATTGCGCCGCGTTGTACCCGCACATCCCGTGTGCGCCTGCACCGGGCGGAGTCGATGCCGAGCACAGATACGTGCCCGGCACACCTGTGCTGTAGGGGTCGAGGGCAACGCGTGGTCGGAGCACCACCTGTGTCTCGTTGTTGGCGCCTCCGATGATGTCTCCGCCGACATGGTTGGGGTTGAATTCGGCCAGCGCGGCTGGACCGGTGCTGGTGGTCGCGACGATCCGATCCCGGAAGCCCGGTGCAAACCGCTCGATCTGCGCGGTGATCGCCTCCGTCGCGTCGCCCGTATAGCCATGCGGGACATGTGCGTACGCATACAACGGGTGCAAGTCACCTTTCGATCGGGTGGGATCGGCGACGTATTGTTGGCCGAGTAGCACGTACGGCCGCTGCGGCATCCGCCCTGCGGTGACCTCTCGCTCGGCGTGCGCGATTTCGGCGAAGGTGCCGCCGAGATGCACGGTGCCCGCTCGCCCGCACGCGGGGTCGCTCCAGGGCACCCCGCCGTCGACGGCGAAGTCGACCTTGAATGCCCCAGGCGCGTGCTTGAATCGTCGGTACGCACGCGCGACCCTGTCAGGGAGTCGATCCCCGAGTATGCCCAGTGCAGCCGATGGTGCGACATCCAGCAGAACCACGTCCGCTGCCGGAATGTCTCCCCAGGTGCGTACCGGCGAATCCGTGGTGATCTTGCCGCCGCAATCGGCCAGCGCGGCGGCCAGTGCGGTGGTGATCGCCTGCGATCCCCCCTCGGCGACGGGCCAGCCGTAGCGGTGACCTGCGGCGATGATCATCAACCCGACGGCCGAGGTCGCGGGGCGATCGAGCCGGTAGTAGGCGTGCGCGGCGACGCCGCCGAACAGTGCGCGCGCCTTCTCGGTGCGCCACCAGCGGGCCGTCACGGTGGCTGGCAGCAATGCGCGAGGCCCGAAGCTCGCGAGCCGGATCGGGTGCCGGGGTACGTTCGCGATCGGCCGCATCAGGTCGGATGCCAGATCGTCGAATCCGTCCGCGAGACCCCCGAACAT
It encodes:
- a CDS encoding PucR family transcriptional regulator; this translates as MNSPDEQSTPGPRPRLARAPAPAETEVLDIVAGVARRLDSQQAEITHAMSALLAREIDELNENPELFELMEASVHSNISTIIHVLANDIPVEHLQPPTAAVEYVLRLAQRDVSSHAVARAYHMGQDDLMKICYDEVHALELSAPLTLAVLKHLSDVVFSYIDWITLYVFEAHEQERQRWIGAQGNVHSSTIHGLLEDTGSDPGQFEAETQYRLEQNHVAIIAWSTTRDDSASLNSLYRYVRDVAAHLTTDSAPIVTAIDRNTIWAWMPFGSRRPAIDSATLPTDTNVRAAIGLPAHGIAGFRRSHEQARAAYSVANVPNTPARPIVSFGDRGVAVVSLLSENLESTRAWVWEVLGPLAENTDQAATLRTTLSTYFANGESHLHTAQQMNLHRNTVKYRITKALGEPGTGIAGHSKLDLALALQVCEFLGPTVLR
- a CDS encoding phytoene desaturase family protein, whose protein sequence is MTTATIVGGGPNGLAAAVHLARHGVDVQVLEAADTLGGGTRSSELTVPGLLHDECSAFHPMGAGSPYLQTLDLAKYGLTWKWPDIDCAHPLDTGEAGLLYQSVQETASGLGADRSRWQRMFGGLTDGFDDLAADLMRPIANVPRHPLRLASFGPRALLPATATARWWRTEKARALFGGVAAHAYYRLDWPATSAAGLMIVAAGHRYGWPVAEGGSQSITTALANMLTDYGGKISTGVHVRSRRDITPADVVLLDLSPSAALDILGDEVPSRVAKAYRRFRHGPAAFKVDFAIEGVVPWTNPDCGRAGTVHLGGTFAEISTAERDIATGRMPTRPFVLVGQQYVADPTRSNGDLHPLYAYAHVPHGYSGDVTDAVVAQIERFAPGFRDRIVATVASGPTQLVARNANYIGGDIIGGANTATRMVLRPRLALDPYSTGVPGTYLCSASTPPGAGAHGMCGYNAAQSALRYLRREAGDVL
- a CDS encoding DUF3556 domain-containing protein, encoding MGFITGNPPEVDAATFLERPFLDRVRATSTHWVDYGFGTPKMVHTIYILKLLVLYIGAGLTIATFTSSQNVFDIGTWWNEPIVYQKLILWTVLLESIGIAGSWGPLAGHFKPMTGGVLYWLRPGTIRLPPWPGKVPLTSGDTRTVFDVVLYAALLVNLVLALTLPGVHTWPVAAASANNAGLVVPSLLFPIIALLIIIGLRDKVIFLAARSEQYLPAILFFAALSFVDMIVALKLLIVVVWVGAGVSKIGHHFSMVVPPMISNTPWMPSKAIKRALYRNYPNDLRPSIVAGGVAHMLGTLVTVVTPLVLLFSTNHTLTLAAVVLMVAFHLFIVSTFPLAVPLQWNLLFAFATIFLFAGFPAWDGYGVTDMSSMWLPAGIVAALVFFPILGNLRPDLVSFLPSMRLYSGNWASATWAFAPGAEEKLDLFIPRPAPLTRTQLLATHTPEEADVVMHQLLSFRSMHSQGRALFSLMMRHLGEDIDIYSVREAEFSCNSLVAFNFGDGHFHNEHLITAIQRRCNFAPGEFIIAQIESQPLHKGVQEYKMIDAALGVIERGTYRVADAVAEQPWLPNGPIPFDVLWTLDSDGVEAKIREAMMREAMMRETMMRETDMAETYLVAQP
- a CDS encoding AMP-binding protein; the encoded protein is MSHISYFAWILTLEHGELPCQHDDRLELSPEQFAEWVDTFADQLSEREIGPGDVIAIMLPNRAEILIIQMASEPSPEATSPHTWSTDSRQSHCRWLPLSSTRSYATRSARLTSRACAAAAASNR
- a CDS encoding helix-turn-helix domain-containing protein; amino-acid sequence: MSGVGDSQVRAKRAVPKVTTDAESEVLDIVADIARRLDARQVEITRAMTALLSHEIDQLDEDPQLVELLQASVQGNISTIIHVLANDIPVDHLHPTTAAVEYALRLAQRDVSSNSLVRAYYMGQDALRNICFDEVGSLGLPGPLTLAVLKHMSEVMYSYIDWITLYVFGAYEQERRRWLGARGNVHSSIIHTLLGGTGSDGSTFETETNYRLDQTHVAMILWSSGADDEATLNALDHHVSGIARHLTTDSAPIVTAIDRQTLWAWLPFGRRQPVIDTTGLPASPGIRIAIGLPSTGIAGFRRSHEQARAAYSVANVPNTPARPIVSFGDRGVAVVSLLAENLESTRAWVWEVLGPLAVNTDQAATLRTTLSNYFANGESHLRTAQQMNLHRNTVKYRITKALGEPGTGIAGHGKLDLALALQVCEFLGPTVLR
- a CDS encoding phytoene desaturase family protein; protein product: MTTAVVVGSGPNGLAAAVHLATHGVDVEVLEAADTIGGGTRSGELTVPGLLHDHCSAFHPMGAGSPYLQTLGLEKYGLTWKWPEIDCAHPLDSGDAGLLRRSVSATAAGLDEDGTRWRRMFGGLADGFDDLASDLMRPIANVPRHPIRLASFGPRALLPATVTARWWRTEKARALFGGVAAHAYYRLDRPATSAVGLMIIAAGHRYGWPVAEGGSQAITTALAAALADCGGKITTDSPVRTWGDIPAADVVLLDVAPSAALGILGDRLPDRVARAYRRFKHAPGAFKVDFAVDGGVPWSDPACGRAGTVHLGGTFAEIAHAEREVTAGRMPQRPYVLLGQQYVADPTRSKGDLHPLYAYAHVPHGYTGDATEAITAQIERFAPGFRDRIVATTSTGPAALAEFNPNHVGGDIIGGANNETQVVLRPRVALDPYSTGVPGTYLCSASTPPGAGAHGMCGYNAAQSALRYLRRGRGGAR